The genomic region CGGGCTGACGACGGTGGATGTCAGCCGTTCACACCCGTGTCGTTACTCACAGTAAACGTTATGGAGGTGTGATCGTTGGCCACCTGGGTCGGGATGGCGGTCAGCGTGTACTCCCCGTTCGGTACCTCACTGGTCTGCCAGCCCCCGACGTGCGGGTTGAACACGTAGGGGGGCTGGCCCAGATCCAGCCGATACGGGGCGATGGGCCCGTTGAGCACGAATTCCAGCGGGCCGCTGTACCCGGTTGACACCACGCGGATGGTCCGGAAACCGGAGATCCGCTCGCCCGGGCGGATGCCGGTGAAGGCCAGCGGTGTGGCCGCCGGCGGCGGGGCGGGGGCCGCGGTGACGACACGATCGGTGGCGGTGAGGGTCGCCGTGGCCGCAGCGTGCTGCTGTGGCTGGTTCTTGTCGTACCCGAAGACCAGGATCGGCATGAGTATCAGCGCCGCGAAGAACAGCGCCAGGCCGATCCAACCTCGTCTGAGGGCGTCCACGTCGTCCGGGTCCCTCCGCCATGCCGGCCCAAGGGGGATCCGATCACTCTAATGGGCCGGTTCGCGGTGCTGACCAGCGCCCTCGTCTCGGACCGGTCATGCTCGGGCCGGCATCCTCGTCTCTGGACGGGCAGCGGGGCGGGTGCCGTCAGCGGGTGCGCCGCCGCCGGCCGGGTGGCCGGCTTGGCGGGTGCGCCGGGCCGCGGTTGTCGCGCGGTCGTTGGCGCACCCCTTGTCGGCTGAGCCCCAGGATGCGCTGCTGTGCGATGCGCTCCTGCCGAAGACAGCGGCCACTATCCACGCCCCGACCGTAGCCGTGTTCGGGGCTCTGCGCGGCCGGCGTCACATGGTGTTTACCTCGCCCACGGCGTGTCGCTTGCAAACCGTATGCGGTCTTGTCCGGCCACGCCGGTCCCGTCGGTTCGATCCGCCCAGCTCACGGCGCTCGGGGCGGCTCGCGGCGGGGCGGATGGCCGCCGCGCCGCCGTCCGGCCGGTGTCCGGGGACACCGGCCGGACCAGCGGGAGAGCGCCAGGGCGTGATCAGGCCGCCAGGGCGGTGGGGGAGTGCCCGGCGCGCCCCGGTGACCGGCCGCCGTGGTCGGCGTCGAACGCGGGCTCCAGCGCCAGGTCCAGCACCTCCCGGACGTCGGTCACCAGGTGCACGGTGAGCGCGTCGCGCACCGGGGCGGGCACGTCGTCGAGGTCCGGCCCGTTGCGCTGGGGCAGCAGCACGGTGGTCAGGCCGGCCCGGTGCGCGGCGAGCAGCTTCTGCTTCACCCCGCCGATCGGCAGCACCCGCCCGGTCAGCGACACCTCGCCGGTCATCGCCACGTCGGCCCGGACCGGCCGGCCCGACAGCAGCGACGCGAGCGCCGTCGTCATCGTCACCCCGGCGCTGGGCCCGTCCTTCGGCACGGCACCCGCGGGGACGTGCACATGGACGCCGCGGTCGGCGAGGTCGCCGACGGGCAGCTCCAGCTCCACCCCGTGCGAGCGCAGGTAGGACAGGGCGATCTGGGCCGACTCCTTCATCACGTCACCGAGCTGACCGGTCAGCGTGATGCCGCCGCCGCCGGTCTCCGCGTCGGCCAGGGAGGCCTCGACGAACAGCACGTCGCCGCCGGCGCCGGTGACCGCCAGGCCGGTGGCGACCCCGGGCAGGGCCGTGCGCTCCGCCGACTCCGGGGTGTGCCGGGGCCGGCCGAGGTAGCCGGTGAGGTCCCCGGCGTCGATCGTGACCGGCAGGGCGGCCGCGCCGAGCGCCACCTGGGCGACGACCTTGCGCAGCAGCCGGGCGATCGAGCGCTCCAGGTCGCGCACCCCGGCCTCGCGGGTGTACTCCCCGGCCAGCGCGTGCAGGGCGTCGTCGCCGACGCTCACATCGCCCTCGGCGAGCCCCGCCCGGTCGAGCTGGCGGTGCAGCAGGTGGTCGCGGGCGATGACGACCTTCTCGTCCTCGGTGTAGCCGTCGAGGCGAATCAGCTCCATCCGGTCCAGCAGCGGCGCCGGGATGGCCTCCAGCACGTTCGCCGTGGCCAGGAACAGCACGTCGGACAGGTCCAGCTCCACCTCGAGGTAGTGGTCGCGGAAGGTGTGGTTCTGCTCGGGGTCGAGCACCTCCAGCAGCGCCGCCGTCGGGTCGCCCCGGTAGTCCGCACCGAGCTTGTCGACCTCGTCCAGCAGCACCACCGGGTTCATCGAGCCGGCCTCGCGGATCGCCCGCACGATGCGGCCGGGCAGCGCCCCGACGTAGGTGCGCCGGTGGCCGCGGATCTCGGCCTCGTCGCGCACGCCGCCGAGCGCCACCCGGACGAACGAGCGGCCCATGGCCCGCGCGATCGACTCGCCGAGCGACGTCTTGCCGACCCCGGGTGGGCCGGCCAGCGCCAGCACCGCACCGCCACGCCGGCCGCCGACGACCCCGAGACCGGCGTCCGCGCGCCGCCGGCGCACGGCGAGGTGCTCGATGATGCGGTCCTTGACGTCGTCGAGGCCGGCATGGTCGGCGTCGAGCACCGCGCGGGCGGCGATGATGTCGTAGGAGTCCTCGGCGCGGACGTTCCACGGCAGGTCGAGGACGGTGTCGAGCCAGGTGCGGATCCAGCCGCCCTCGGGCGAGGAGTCGGAGGTGCGCTCCAGCTTGTCGACCTCCTTGAGCGCCGCCGCCCGCACCTTCTCGGGCAGGTCCGCGGCCTCGACGCGGGCCCGGTAGTCGGCCGGCTCCGAGCCGCTCGCGCCGTCGGCCCCGCCCCCCGAGCCGTCGAGCTCGGACAGCTCCTTGCGGACGGCCTCGAGCTGGCGGCGCAGCAGGAACTCGCGCTGCTGGCGGTCCATACCCTCCTGGACGTCGCGGCGGATCGTCTCGGCGACGTCCTGCTCGGCCAGGTGCTCCTTCGTCCAGGTCAGCAGCCGCTCCAGGCGGGTGCCGACCGCCGGCGTGCCGAGCAGCTCGATCTTCTGCGCGGTCGTCAGATAGGAGGAGTAGCCGGCCGTGTCGGCGAGCGTGCCAGGATCGGTGATCGCGGACACCGAGTCGACGACCTGCCAGGCGCCGCGCTGGCGCAGCAGGTCCGTGACCAGCGCTCGGTACTCCTTGGCGAGCTTGTCCACCCGGGCGGCCTCGTCGGCCGGGGAGCCGGCACGGGTGCCGGCCGGGTCGTCGAGCGCGCCGAACGGAGTGGCCGCACTGTCGTCGAGGACGACCGCGTCCACCCACTGCACGCCCGCGCCGCTGCCAGCGCCGGAGGTGGCGTCGGCAGTGCCGGTGCCGGTGGTGTCGGTGCCGGCGGGGGCAGGCCGCACGCCGCCGACCTGGGCCCGCGCCGTGCCACGCACGACCGCCGCCGAGCCGCCGCGCGGCAACCGGCCGACCTGCTCGATCACCCCGACCGTGGCGACCTCGGCGAGCTCGCCGCCGACGCGGGGGACGAGCAGCACCTCGGCCGGCCGACCGGCGGCCCGACTGGAGATCCCCGGCGCGCGGGCGTCGGAGGAGCCGGCTGACCCGCCGGTACGGGCGGCGTCCACGGCGGCTCGGGTCTGCTCGTCGGACATGTCGAGGGACACGACCATGCCGGGCAGAACAACAGCGTCGTCGAGCGGCAGGACGGGCAACACCCGGATCTGTGGCATGTGGTCCACCCTCACGTGAGGAAGTTGAGTCACCTGGACTGAAGTCCCATCAGCCTACCGTTGTTCCCGACGTTGCTCGCCCAGAGCGAACATCTGCGGCCGCCCGCCGCCCGCCGCCCGCCGCCGCCCGCGAGCACCCCTGCTTATCCGGAGGGTGCTGTGACCGATATATCCCTCTGGATAAGCGGGAGGGCGCGCCGCTACGGGGTGGGTCGGGTGAGGGGCGCGGGTCGGGCGAGGATGTCGGGGGCGGGAAGGATTGCGGCGGGGGCGTGGTTGTGGGGTCAGGTAGTTGCATGTACAACTGTCTAGGACGCTGGGACGGGCCCGCCAGGGCCGGCCCGCCGGGCGGCCGCTAGCACAGCCAGGAGGACGACATGCCCGCCGTCACCGCCGACACCGTCCGGCTGCCCCGGCTGGCCGAGCCCGCGCTCGGCGCCGTCGACCGCCCGGTGCGCACGATCACGACCGCGCCCAGCGGCTTCGAGGGCGAGGGGTTCCCGGTCCTGCGCGCCTTCGCCGGCGTCCGGCTCACCGACCTCGATCCGTTCATCCACATGGACGAGATGGGCGCGGTGGACTACGGACCCGGCGAGCCCAAGGGCACTCCGTGGCATCCGCACCGCGGCTTCGAGACCGTCACCTACATGATCGACGGCACCTTCCAGCACCAGGACTCCCACGGCGGCGGCGGCCTCATCACGGACGGTGCGACGCAGTGGATGACCGCCGGCGCGGGCATTCTGCACATCGAGACGCCGCCGGAGGAGTTGGTCGTGCGCGGCGGCCTGTTCCACGGCATCCAGCTGTGGGTCAACCTCCCGGCCCGGGACAAGTTCACCCCGCCGCGCTACCAGAACCTCGAGGCCGGGCAGGTGGAACTGGTCGCCTCGCCGGACGGCGGCGCGCTGCTGCGCGTCATCGCGGGCGAGGTGGGCGAGCACCGGGGCCCGGGTTCGACGCACACGCCGATCTCCGTCGTCCACGCGACGGTGAGTCCCGGGGCGCGGGTGCACGTCCCCTGGAACCCGGAGTTCAACGCGCTCGCCTACGTCCTCGGTGGCCGCGGCACGGTCGGCCCGGCGGGGCGGCCGATCGAGGCCGGGCAGCTCGCCGTCCTCGGCGCCGGGGACCTGGTGACGGTGGCGGCCGACGCGCGCCAGGACGCGGCGACGCCGGGGCTGGAGGTCCTGCTCCTGGGCGGGCGTCCGATCCGCGAGCACGTCGAGGCGTACGGGCCGTTCGTCATGAACACCCGGGCGGAACTGATCCAGGCCGTCGAGGACTTCCAGGCCGGCAAGCTCGGCGTCATCCCGGCCAACGCCCTCATGCCGCACCGCGGCTGAGATCGGTCGCGGTCCGGGTCGCTCGTGGTGCGGGTCGCTCGCGGTCCTGGCCGGTGGCGTGATCCAGTCCGGTGGTGTGATCCGGGCCGGACCGTCTCTGCGCGATTCGGACGATCTGCATCGTCGCGTTCCCGGAATGACTCGTTCGGGCAATTGTCTCGGTATGCTGGATCAGCATCCGGATGACGGGATCGGACGTCCGGTGACGAAATGCCCGCAAACGGCCGCCGGGGCTTGATGCCGGCGGCCCGCGCGCCTACGTGGATGCGCGTGGCGTCCATACCGTCGCTGGCCGGCCGTGCTGGCATGGGCGAGGGGGCGTCGTGTGGCAGGAGCCTGAACCGACGGGAGGCGGGCCCGACCGGGATCCGCGGCCGCGCCGGATGGAATGGCCGGCGGCGAGCGTCCTCGGTCGGATGGCAGCGGAAAGTCGCGCGGAGATCCTGCGGCTCGGTACGTATCGTGAATACGCGAGCGAAGAGATCGTCATGCACGAGGGCGACCGCACGAACTTCGTCGTCCTGTTGCTCAACGGCTGGGTGAAGGTCACCGCCGCCACCGAGAACGGCGGGTTCGCCCTGCTCGCGATCCGGCACGGGGGCGACCTCGTCGGTGAGCTCGCCGGGCTCGACTCCGAACCGCGGGTCGCGACCGTGACCGCGGCCGGTGCCGTGCTCGCGAAGGTCGTGCGGGCGGACGCCTTCGTCGCGTTCCTGCGCCGCCAGCCCGACGTGCACCAGGTGCTGAGCAGCACGATCGCGGCGAAACTGCGCTCGGCGACCCGGCGGCGGGTCGAGTTCGGTGGCTGCTCGGTCGCGGTACGGGTGGCGCGGGTGATCCTGGAGCTGGAACGGGCCTACGGCGGCTCGTCGCCGGACGGGCGCCGATCCGTCGGGGTCTCGCTCACCCAGCCGGAGCTCGCCGCCCTCGTGGGCGCTGCCGAGCCGACGGTCCACAAGGTGCTCCGGGACCTACGCCAGCGCGGCGTCCTCGCCACCGGCTACCGGGCCGTGGTGATCCAGGATCTCGACGCGCTGCGGCTCGCCGCAAACCCGTGAGAATACGGGGCGGCCGTCCTCGTTGCCGGTGACACTGAAACTCCCCCGGCTCCGACCCGCGGAGGTTCAGCGTGAGTGAAAGGCCACCGGGTATCCGGCGGTTGTGTGTCGCGATGGAGATCGACGGGGATGCCGGCGAGATACCCGGCGTGGTACGGCCGCGGCGGTGGCGGCGGGATCTCGGCGCCGTCATCGAGGAACTCGGCCGTGTCGACGCTCTGGACCGGGCGCACTGGAACCCGCCCGCGGTGGGAGGCGGGGAAATCGCCTTCCTGCCGCCCGGAATCGACGAGGGGTGTTTCGTCGCGGAATTCGTCACCACGCTGCGTTCCGCCCTCGTCCGGTTGAACGGCGGCGTGCCGCGGACGGAGCGGGTTCGCCTGCGGGTGGCGCTGCACCAGGGAATCACCTTCCTCGACGGTTCGGGCTTTATCGGGCGGGCGGTGGTGAAGGTCGCCGCGCTGCGCGACTGCGCCGCGTTACGAGCCGAGTTGCGGTGCCATCCGAGTGTCGATCTTGCCCTGGCGGTGTCCGGCGATCTCTTTGACGACGTGGTCGAGCACGACTATCCGGGGTTACGCGGCCGCGACTTTCGGTCGGAGCAGGTGCGGCTGGGGTCGGGGCCCGACGCCGATGCCTGGTTGCTCACGCCCGTCCTCACCGGGGCGACCGCCCGGCCCGCCGCCGCGACGGCCCCCCGGGACCCGGCCGCCGCGGCGGCCTCGCGGGGCCAGGCCGTCGCCCGCCGCCCGGAACAGCCCCGGCGGACGGCGGGACCCCCGCTGTCCGCCGTCATCGCGGCGCCCGCCGAGGCCTGGCCGGTCCGCGCCCGCTGAGCCCTCGGGGCCGTGCCGGCTCGGGCAGACTGGCGGGATGTTGCGACACGTCACGGCGGTGCGTTATGCGACGCCGCTGCGGGAGGGTGGGAGCCTGCCCGGCCTGATGGAGGGCGACGACCTCGGCACGTGGGTCGTCAAGTTCAGCGGCGCCGGGCAGGGACCGAAGGCGCTGGTCGCCGAGGTGATCGTCGGCGAGCTCGCCCGCGAGCTCGGGCTGGCGGTGCCCGAGCTCGTCGGCATCGACGTCGACCCCGAGCTCGGCCGCACCGAGCCGGACCAGGAGGTCCAGGATCTGCTGCGGGCCAGCGCCGGGCTCAACCTCGGCATGGACTACCTGCCCGGGTCCATCACCTACGATCCGCTGGCTTTCGACGTCGCCCCCGAGACCGCCGCCCAGGTGCTCTGGCTCGACGCCCTGACGCTCAACGTCGACAGGTCCTGGCGCAACCCGAACCTGCTGGTCTGGGGCGGGCGGCTCTGGCTCATCGACCACGGTGCCGCCCTGTACCCCCATCACGACTGGGCGAGCGCGGCCTCGGCGGCCGGCCGGGTCCTGCCCGGCATCGCCGACCACGTGCTCCTGCCGGCGGTGGCCGCGCATCCCGCGACGTTCACCGCCGCCGACGCCGCGCTGGCCCCGCGGATCGACGCGCAGCTGCTGACCGCGGTTCTCGATCGGGTGCCCGACGCCTGGTTGGATGTCCCGCGCGCCGACTACGTCCACTGGCTGCTGGCGCGGCTGGAGGCCCGGACGACCACGCGTGACGCGGTCACCGCGGCGCTGGCGCAGGCACGCCCGGCCACCGAGGTGGCGCCGGGCGCCCGAGTGGCGGCCGCCATGGTCGCGAGCCGCCGACGCGACGCGACGGGGCGGCCGGACTGGCTGCGGGCCGGGGACTGGCTGCGGACCGGCGGGACGGCGCCGACGGAGAGCCGCGATGCGTGAGCTGTTCGAGTACGCGGTGATCCGGATCGTCCCGCGGGTGGAGCGGGGCGAGTTCGTCAACGTCGGCGTGATGCTGTACTGCCAGCGCTCCCGCTACCTGGATCTGCGCTGCCGGCTCGACGAGGGGCGCCTGGGCGTCCTCGACCCCTACCTCGACCCGGCCGTCGTCGTCGCCCATCTGGCCGCGTTTCACGCCGTCTGCTGCGGCGGCGAGCAGGCCGGCCCGGCCGGGCGGCTCACCGCCGGCGAGCGGTTCCGTTGGCTGACCGCGCCGCGCAGCACCGTCGTGCAGACCTCGCCCGTCCACACCGGCCTGACTGCAGACCCGGCTGCCGAGCTGGACCGCCTTGCTTCCCTCCTGGTCGACCCCCCGGGCCCCCCGTCGGCCCCCGACACCACGACTCCTGACCGGCCGCGTCCCTCGACAGGCCGCGCCCCTTGATCGGGCGGTGCCCCCTTGACCGGCGGCGACTCCGCGACGGCGGGTAATGGTCGTCCCGACAGGTAGCGCCTGCCTCAGCGGGTGTCGGCGGTCGGCTCCGTCCCGCTCGGCCCGGCGAGCGGCGGCCCGGACGGCTCGGACGGCTCGGACGCGGACCGGCGACGCCCCTGGAGCACCGCGACGAGCTGGTCCGTGGCCAGCAGCAGCACCGTGAGCCACGACACCGTCGCGACCCGGCCGAACGCCTCCACCCAGTCGCCGTTCGTCGGCAGCGAATGGCGGGCCTGCACCTCCAGCACGTACAGGGCGCTGACCGCCAGGCAGGCCGCCGGGCCGATCCGGGTCAACCACCTGCCCCGCGGGGCGAGCAGCGCGATCACGGTGGCCAGGGCGACGACGATCCCGGCGGCCACCGAGACGAGGACCGTGGCGAGCAGCCCGGCCCCCACCGCCGCGTACGCCGTCGTCCGCCCGTCGATCCGCGCCGGACGGATCGACCAGGGGTCGACCGTCGGCAGGTCCGCAACCGCTCCGGGCCCGGCCGCGCCCGCCGCCGCGCGCCGCCGCCGCGTGCGGCGGGTGGTGAGCAGCAGCAGGGCCAGGAAGAACACGACCGTCACCGCGGACAGCACCAGGGAATAGCGGACGATCTGCTGCGGCGCCCAGGTCAGGGTGACGGTGAACGCCGCGGCCGTCGGGTTGATGCGCCAGCCGTTGGCGTAGCCGTCGACCAGCCGCGGCTGGCCCGCGTCGGCGCCGTTCACCGTCGCCTTCCAGCCCCGCGACAGGCTCTCGCCGAGCACCAGCCAGAACGGCGTCCCCGGCTGGGCCCCCGTGACCTGCGCGGTGAACGACGTGGCGTCCGAGGACTGGACGGTGATCCGCGGTGCCGACCCCGCGGTCGAGGTGCCGGCCGCCGTGCCAGCAGTGGCAGTGCCAGCGTCGGGGGTGCCAGTAGCGGCGGTGGTGCTTGCGGCGGGGGTGCCGGCGTCGCCGGCGCCCAGCCAGGGGCCGCCGCCGGCGTCGGAGGCGAGCAGGAGGCGGTCGATGTCCACGCCCAGCTTGGCGCCGTCCCCGGTCTTGATCACGTGCTCTCCGGGGCCGAGGGTGAGTGCCCCGCCGCAGGTGGACACCCGCAGGCCGAGGCGGTTCACCGCGTCGGAGGTGGAACCGTCGATGCGCACGCCGACCGGGTGGCCGTCGATGCTCAGCAGATCGTCCCGGCAGGTCCCCGCAAGCTGCGCCGGGAGCAGGCCGGTGGCGCCCTGGCCCGCGCTCGGGGCCTCGGTGGCTCCGCTGGCCAGGCCCGGCAGCCCGATTTCGGCGATGCCCACCGGCATCGACAGGGGCGACCGGCTGATCGGGTCGATGCTCTTGACCGTCCGCGCGTCGTCGACGACGAACCGCCAGGTGCTGCCGGTGACGGCAGGGAAGGTCAGGGTCACCTGTCGGGTGCCGCCACGCTGGGCGGTGTCGGTGACCGGCGGCACCGGCACCGAGCCGACGACCCGGCCGTCGACCACCAGCCCGATCCGGGTCGGCACCGAGTGCCGGCCGTCGGCGACGAGCGACATCGTGACCGAGGAGGCGGTGATCGGGGTCGGCGAGGCGACCTGGAGCCAGCCGCCCTCGGGGTCACCGATGCCGGGGCTCCACGCGGTGGTGACGTCGCCGTCGAAGGCGCTCGACGACCGGGCCGCGAGCGAACCGGGCAGACGGCCGGACGAGGACACGACGGGCAGGTTCGCCGGCCGGCCGAGCAGGCGGTCGATGTGGTCGTCGGCGGCGTACGCGGAGATCCGCGCCGTGCCGGTCAGCGCGAACGTCCGCGCCGTCGGCAGGGCGAACGACCGACTGATGATCTCCTCGGTGTCCTGCTTGAACGGCTCGGCCGGGTTGGCCCGGTCCCGCGACATCTGCAGGGCCAGGCGGTGGCCGAGGGAGGAGGCCCCGGCGGCGTCGAGGCTGTCGCTCGGCATCCGCAGCACCTCGTCGGCGGTCAGCGCCCTGCCGTCGGCACCGGGGATCTCGACCTCGGCGAAGCCGACGGCGGAGACGTTGTCATAGGTGCGCTGGCGGCCGTAGTTCGTCGCGTCGACCCGGATGTGCAGGGTGCGGAACGTGCGGGTCGGGAAGCTGACGACCTGGCCGACCTGGGTGCGCGACGACGGGGTGAGGTCGACGGTGACGGGGGAGCCGCCGTCGAAGGTCAGCGTCGCCCGGGTGATGTACCGGTTGCGGGGCCCGGACAGCGGCTGGGTGAGCCGGACGTGGTCGGTCGTCGTCGGCGCGGCCAGCGTCGTCTGCCACGCCTCACCGGTCGGGTCGGTGAAGGCGCCGACCCGCCAGGCGGTGTTGATGTCGCCGTCGATGCCGCGCACCGGCCGGTCCCATGGGCCGTAGGCGAAGGAGTTGCCGTAGGCCGACGCCGTCACCGCGGCGATCTTCGCCGGGGTGCCGGGGGCGTGCAGGGCCGCCGTCGTCTCGTCGGCGGTCGTCTCGTTCTCGAACAGCGGCAGCCGGTTGTCGTTCGGGTCCTTCACCAGGGGGGCGACGCCGGGCTGCTCGACGTAGCCGAAGTTCTCCCGGACCCCCGTCCAGCGCTCGGCCCGCAGCCGGTTGGTGTCGCTGACGAGCAGGTCGGCGCCGTCGTCGAGGGCCTGGGCGAGCTCGCCCGGCTTGCCGGCCAGCTCGGGGGCGTAAAGAATCGCCCGCCCGGACGCGACAGGCTCGGCGAGCAGCCCGGAGGCGGCCGCGTCGACGAGCGCCTCGCCGTTGCCGCTGACCAGCAG from Frankia alni ACN14a harbors:
- a CDS encoding alpha-(1->3)-arabinofuranosyltransferase domain-containing protein, translating into MTLTTSPSGADGGRPQSPGGPAETPSPRTADPRTADPATPAGRRPDPRTGGRPGPAGRAEAAVPRGRRLLPSWPTLVLAAVAYLPLLATAPGRIGADTKAYLYLDPGRMLRRAVSMWDPAIGMGTVTHQNIGYLYPQGLFYWLLDTAGLPDWVAQRLWTGSILFGAGTGVLFLLRSFRWPDRFAFVAAAGYMLSPYILEYEARISAILLPYAGLGWLIGITVRGLREAEPGRAGWRPAGWRFPAAFALVVTTIGSINASSLIFILFAPLLWVPFAVWGTREVRLGAATGMCTRAVLAVVVTSAWWIAGLYTQAGYGLNVLAFTETIETVASSSQASEVLRGLGNWFFYGQDALGPWIGPATHYTHDLWLIVVSFALPILALAAASAIRWGHRGYFVALILLGTTIAVGVYPYDDPSPWGRLFKDFAEGSTAGLALRSLPRAVPMVALGLSVLLAGGLAALEERYAARAAAGSGPGGGRGRGARATTAGGGARGWRPGVPQLAMGLVLVLIAADMSPLFRGEFVEPLLKRPEQVPAYETQVAKALDAGDDGSRVLELPGADFSHYRWGSTLDPVTEGLMDRPLVLRELIPYGEAGTVDLVRSLDRRMQEGVLETSAVPDLARLMGVGDVMLRSNLAYERYRTPRPRSTWDLFTSTRPAGLGAPQTYGPPVAEDPGIPFTDEITLGTKASVPDPPALAVFGVSNTQPIVRTATTARPLLVSGNGEALVDAAASGLLAEPVASGRAILYAPELAGKPGELAQALDDGADLLVSDTNRLRAERWTGVRENFGYVEQPGVAPLVKDPNDNRLPLFENETTADETTAALHAPGTPAKIAAVTASAYGNSFAYGPWDRPVRGIDGDINTAWRVGAFTDPTGEAWQTTLAAPTTTDHVRLTQPLSGPRNRYITRATLTFDGGSPVTVDLTPSSRTQVGQVVSFPTRTFRTLHIRVDATNYGRQRTYDNVSAVGFAEVEIPGADGRALTADEVLRMPSDSLDAAGASSLGHRLALQMSRDRANPAEPFKQDTEEIISRSFALPTARTFALTGTARISAYAADDHIDRLLGRPANLPVVSSSGRLPGSLAARSSSAFDGDVTTAWSPGIGDPEGGWLQVASPTPITASSVTMSLVADGRHSVPTRIGLVVDGRVVGSVPVPPVTDTAQRGGTRQVTLTFPAVTGSTWRFVVDDARTVKSIDPISRSPLSMPVGIAEIGLPGLASGATEAPSAGQGATGLLPAQLAGTCRDDLLSIDGHPVGVRIDGSTSDAVNRLGLRVSTCGGALTLGPGEHVIKTGDGAKLGVDIDRLLLASDAGGGPWLGAGDAGTPAASTTAATGTPDAGTATAGTAAGTSTAGSAPRITVQSSDATSFTAQVTGAQPGTPFWLVLGESLSRGWKATVNGADAGQPRLVDGYANGWRINPTAAAFTVTLTWAPQQIVRYSLVLSAVTVVFFLALLLLTTRRTRRRRAAAGAAGPGAVADLPTVDPWSIRPARIDGRTTAYAAVGAGLLATVLVSVAAGIVVALATVIALLAPRGRWLTRIGPAACLAVSALYVLEVQARHSLPTNGDWVEAFGRVATVSWLTVLLLATDQLVAVLQGRRRSASEPSEPSGPPLAGPSGTEPTADTR
- a CDS encoding Crp/Fnr family transcriptional regulator — translated: MEWPAASVLGRMAAESRAEILRLGTYREYASEEIVMHEGDRTNFVVLLLNGWVKVTAATENGGFALLAIRHGGDLVGELAGLDSEPRVATVTAAGAVLAKVVRADAFVAFLRRQPDVHQVLSSTIAAKLRSATRRRVEFGGCSVAVRVARVILELERAYGGSSPDGRRSVGVSLTQPELAALVGAAEPTVHKVLRDLRQRGVLATGYRAVVIQDLDALRLAANP
- a CDS encoding HipA family kinase encodes the protein MLRHVTAVRYATPLREGGSLPGLMEGDDLGTWVVKFSGAGQGPKALVAEVIVGELARELGLAVPELVGIDVDPELGRTEPDQEVQDLLRASAGLNLGMDYLPGSITYDPLAFDVAPETAAQVLWLDALTLNVDRSWRNPNLLVWGGRLWLIDHGAALYPHHDWASAASAAGRVLPGIADHVLLPAVAAHPATFTAADAALAPRIDAQLLTAVLDRVPDAWLDVPRADYVHWLLARLEARTTTRDAVTAALAQARPATEVAPGARVAAAMVASRRRDATGRPDWLRAGDWLRTGGTAPTESRDA
- a CDS encoding DUF3037 domain-containing protein; translation: MRELFEYAVIRIVPRVERGEFVNVGVMLYCQRSRYLDLRCRLDEGRLGVLDPYLDPAVVVAHLAAFHAVCCGGEQAGPAGRLTAGERFRWLTAPRSTVVQTSPVHTGLTADPAAELDRLASLLVDPPGPPSAPDTTTPDRPRPSTGRAP
- the lon gene encoding endopeptidase La, with amino-acid sequence MPQIRVLPVLPLDDAVVLPGMVVSLDMSDEQTRAAVDAARTGGSAGSSDARAPGISSRAAGRPAEVLLVPRVGGELAEVATVGVIEQVGRLPRGGSAAVVRGTARAQVGGVRPAPAGTDTTGTGTADATSGAGSGAGVQWVDAVVLDDSAATPFGALDDPAGTRAGSPADEAARVDKLAKEYRALVTDLLRQRGAWQVVDSVSAITDPGTLADTAGYSSYLTTAQKIELLGTPAVGTRLERLLTWTKEHLAEQDVAETIRRDVQEGMDRQQREFLLRRQLEAVRKELSELDGSGGGADGASGSEPADYRARVEAADLPEKVRAAALKEVDKLERTSDSSPEGGWIRTWLDTVLDLPWNVRAEDSYDIIAARAVLDADHAGLDDVKDRIIEHLAVRRRRADAGLGVVGGRRGGAVLALAGPPGVGKTSLGESIARAMGRSFVRVALGGVRDEAEIRGHRRTYVGALPGRIVRAIREAGSMNPVVLLDEVDKLGADYRGDPTAALLEVLDPEQNHTFRDHYLEVELDLSDVLFLATANVLEAIPAPLLDRMELIRLDGYTEDEKVVIARDHLLHRQLDRAGLAEGDVSVGDDALHALAGEYTREAGVRDLERSIARLLRKVVAQVALGAAALPVTIDAGDLTGYLGRPRHTPESAERTALPGVATGLAVTGAGGDVLFVEASLADAETGGGGITLTGQLGDVMKESAQIALSYLRSHGVELELPVGDLADRGVHVHVPAGAVPKDGPSAGVTMTTALASLLSGRPVRADVAMTGEVSLTGRVLPIGGVKQKLLAAHRAGLTTVLLPQRNGPDLDDVPAPVRDALTVHLVTDVREVLDLALEPAFDADHGGRSPGRAGHSPTALAA
- a CDS encoding pirin family protein, which produces MPAVTADTVRLPRLAEPALGAVDRPVRTITTAPSGFEGEGFPVLRAFAGVRLTDLDPFIHMDEMGAVDYGPGEPKGTPWHPHRGFETVTYMIDGTFQHQDSHGGGGLITDGATQWMTAGAGILHIETPPEELVVRGGLFHGIQLWVNLPARDKFTPPRYQNLEAGQVELVASPDGGALLRVIAGEVGEHRGPGSTHTPISVVHATVSPGARVHVPWNPEFNALAYVLGGRGTVGPAGRPIEAGQLAVLGAGDLVTVAADARQDAATPGLEVLLLGGRPIREHVEAYGPFVMNTRAELIQAVEDFQAGKLGVIPANALMPHRG